The following coding sequences are from one Enterococcus sp. 4G2_DIV0659 window:
- a CDS encoding tetratricopeptide repeat protein, whose protein sequence is MTTYSEKMLQALHEEELAEAQLMLAEALRKDDEDTLADLGEELLSLGFLEEGKTIFEHLLTIFPDADGLNIPLAEIAIENNLIDDAFIYLENVAKESNSYVQSLLVTADLYQVIGIPEVSEAKLKEAQNLLPDEPLILFALGELYFVNGQFREASEMYHELLEAKVNHISNVSVNERLGSSYSMLGEFEEAIPFLEKALQEEQTDDRLFQLAFTYLQLHENQKAIALLQQLRALNPHYQSLYLSLGEALQEEEQLEEAGAILAEGIKENPFQVDLYQLASENAYRLHDTKQAEELLKKALELGEKTDETRLTLSNLYLNEQRYQEVIDVVQQMEEQGHPYGEWNLAHAYNELEEFDLAKVHYEQAYQELSHEPEFLKEYAVFLREEGQLGKAKKLLEHYLQHEPGDNEAQSLLEDIEER, encoded by the coding sequence ATGACAACATACAGTGAAAAAATGTTACAAGCATTACATGAAGAAGAATTAGCTGAAGCACAATTGATGTTGGCAGAAGCACTAAGAAAAGATGATGAGGATACATTAGCTGATCTAGGCGAAGAATTGTTGTCATTAGGCTTTTTAGAAGAGGGGAAAACAATATTTGAACATCTATTGACGATTTTTCCAGATGCAGATGGGTTGAACATTCCTTTAGCTGAAATCGCTATCGAAAATAATTTAATTGATGATGCGTTTATTTACCTAGAAAATGTTGCAAAAGAGAGCAATAGTTATGTTCAAAGTTTGTTAGTCACAGCCGATTTGTATCAGGTAATTGGTATTCCAGAAGTGAGCGAAGCGAAGTTAAAAGAAGCACAAAATTTATTGCCGGATGAACCACTGATTTTATTTGCTTTAGGAGAATTATATTTTGTAAACGGACAGTTTCGTGAGGCTTCTGAGATGTATCATGAATTACTTGAAGCTAAAGTAAATCATATTTCTAATGTGTCGGTGAACGAACGTCTTGGTAGTAGTTATAGCATGTTGGGAGAATTTGAAGAAGCGATTCCGTTTTTAGAAAAAGCGTTGCAAGAAGAACAGACAGATGATCGCTTGTTTCAATTAGCATTCACTTATTTGCAATTGCATGAAAACCAAAAAGCAATTGCTTTATTACAGCAATTAAGAGCTTTAAACCCTCATTATCAATCACTCTATTTATCTTTAGGGGAAGCATTGCAAGAAGAAGAGCAATTAGAAGAAGCGGGTGCTATTTTAGCTGAAGGGATCAAAGAAAATCCATTCCAAGTAGACTTGTATCAATTAGCGTCAGAAAATGCTTATCGTTTACATGATACAAAGCAAGCAGAAGAATTATTAAAGAAAGCCCTAGAACTTGGTGAAAAAACTGATGAGACAAGGCTAACATTAAGCAATTTATATCTAAATGAACAGCGGTACCAGGAAGTCATTGACGTTGTTCAGCAAATGGAAGAACAAGGGCATCCTTATGGCGAATGGAATTTAGCTCATGCCTATAACGAGCTAGAAGAGTTTGATTTAGCAAAGGTACATTATGAACAAGCCTATCAAGAACTTTCACATGAACCTGAATTTTTAAAAGAATATGCTGTTTTCCTTCGTGAAGAAGGGCAGTTAGGAAAGGCTAAAAAATTATTGGAACACTATCTACAACATGAACCAGGTGATAATGAAGCCCAGTCATTGTTAGAGGATATTGAAGAAAGATAG
- a CDS encoding ReoY family proteolytic degradation factor — MFVNVSEKKEFLIWFVNNVSFSQREVLWILNYLINHEAILNNVHFIERAEKTTRGIKITSSEMDDEPIKLFITNKEFTDTDQIFHEIRMNWKEALYVECIFEDSWQNGQYLSILEDNPYARWNEQVSEDVVENINNFFAHEEKQAKIDFLYRQIDLALEENNHEAFLELSNELNRLKIDSSST; from the coding sequence ATGTTTGTCAATGTCTCGGAAAAAAAAGAATTTTTAATTTGGTTCGTAAATAATGTTTCTTTTAGTCAAAGAGAGGTTTTATGGATTTTAAATTATTTAATCAATCACGAAGCTATTTTGAATAATGTTCATTTTATAGAACGTGCAGAGAAAACAACACGAGGGATAAAGATCACCTCAAGTGAAATGGATGATGAGCCAATTAAATTGTTTATCACAAACAAAGAATTTACGGATACCGATCAAATTTTTCATGAAATCCGTATGAATTGGAAAGAAGCATTATATGTAGAATGTATTTTTGAAGATTCTTGGCAAAATGGTCAATATCTGTCCATTTTAGAAGATAATCCTTACGCTCGTTGGAATGAGCAAGTCAGTGAAGATGTGGTTGAAAACATTAATAATTTCTTTGCTCATGAAGAAAAACAAGCAAAAATTGATTTTCTTTATCGACAAATCGACTTGGCTTTAGAAGAGAATAATCATGAAGCATTTTTAGAATTGTCAAACGAACTGAATCGCTTAAAAATAGATAGTAGTTCTACTTGA